The sequence ATTTATCGCGTTAAGCCAAACTCAaagaaaatcatcatttcacttctaataatagaagctatagagtctatatctatgattagcgctctcacttaattgtactaccatgtttccaagatgtaagtattggaAAGATCCACTTGGTCAACTTTAACGAACAAGTCaacatgaataatacatttaagctagaacctaaccatcttaggattattgacctaagatcaactaagtgatattgatttagaaagatataacggtaagtttatgatatcttagaTTTGGAGGTCCTCTATCTTGAGGGTGCTCTTAGGTTGTATAAATTGTTGTTTGGTTATAATGCACTTGctaatttaccaaaaaaaaaagtttatgatatcttatccaatgtTAATATTGGTCTAGTCCGATGTATACTTCGTACATttgatactagcatactttgccaatgtcctgaaaAGGTCATACCACATATTAATGTGTAAGTAAACTTCATTGctttatcacattagtgtaaatctaatgcACTCATAAATCATGAGACTAAgaactttgaaacatataataatGATTATTTTTCAATGTGTagacaatactataatcatgaataactatatgttcagaATTTAATAGAacttatacattaaatatataatcatgaaagcaatcatgtgaaccatgcaacataaaataatttctaatctattattaattagtaaatctaattatattgaaatgagttttatttagggtgtaaaatcccaacaaactgccacttgcactaatataaaactaaaagtttcaattaatcttaacaccttgatatccagatcaagtgtagtatgtagtattatcTTTGttataggatctgacaggttctATTAAATTACCAACCTTCTCCACCATTATAtctccttaatcacaaaatacttgatattgtgaaattcctttctatatgtttactACTCTTAGGGTATTGGATTCTTTACTATTTGGCAACTAAATCTATGTTATTAgtaagtaacactagtagttaatccaTGATTGGAATAATGCAAAAAATTGTATAGAATTTTCCATAGGCTGAATAATTATCTAGAAGCCTTCTGGgccactttaacattcagtcacactggtagagttagagacgctagataggtttttacacttcttcaAAATTCACTGCTCCAACCCCAGAGAAATCACAATCTCATAAGTATACTCTAGCATTAACACAAGTCtaaaaatctgatttggtgtagcctaagagtattaaaataccatccttatcgactaacatataattCCTATTTTGATCTTAAGATgtatttgattgtcttccaGTGTTCCTTTCATAGATTAAACTAATACTTACGTATAACTCCCACTCAATAATAGATGTTTGGTCTAATGAATACCAGAGCATACATGAGACCTCTCACCGTTGATGCTTAAGGAATTCTTTTTAtgacttttatcttttctagaatagttgaaattgttccttagataaataaaatttatgtctAGGATTTTTCACTGTGTagacaatactataatcatgattaattatatattcaggatttaatagaatttatacattaaacatataacCATGAAAgtaattatgtgaaccatgcaacatgaaataatttttgattttttattaattagtaaatctaattatatcgaaataagttttatttagggcataaaatcccaacaattaGGTCTTTATAGTAAATGACATGTTTAATAAAGACAACTTTATTCATATCgatctttgtcatatatatTCTCTATTCTATACAACACCTTCACTTAGATGTCGTCTTTCATCAGTAATCTGAACCGAGATTACTTGCACCAAGGAATGGACATCAACAAATTGTACTTGCAaccattaattataaaaattctgTAACTTTGATATGTTGCTGACTATTTTATTCATAGCTATATGATCTTAGTTCTCTATCCAGCTACAAATAACAACCTCATATATGAATGaagaattttttgatatttacatataaattattcaataataaatattaataatttaacattcaagcatagatcaaaatgttcaaatctttattaataatctGAAATATCTTTATAGGCTTTTTAGGGCATAAACCCTAACACCAGAGACGTGTGTTAAACGAATCCTAGATACAGTCCTACCAGATAATTTTTGGATGCCCCAGATGGACCTGTATGAGGGCAAGATGGCCCCCAAGATTCACTTGTCTAGTTATGATAGACTCATGAAGGTGGCACACGTTAGTGACGATGGAAAGTGCTTCTACTTTTCCCTCACTTTAGCTGAATCCACAAAAGAGTGGTGAAAGAGGCTACCGCCAAGGTCAATCTGGAACTAGCATGATTTCCAATCAATGTTCAAGAAATAATTTATGGTTGCCAGAGATTTTTACAAGTAGGTTAGTTCACTGGTAGAAATTTATTGGAAAATCGTAACAGAGCTCGCGAACTATTTTTGAGGCTGAAAATGTCAAAATCATAAGGACATTAGACAAGCTTAGTTTCGCTTTGAAAAAACTTTTCCAATCCCCCTTGAACTACATCATTTGGATAAAAATTGAGTGAGCAAAAAATAACCACCATCTTGAGAAAGACTTTTAGAGAGTCCCGCATTGATGGTGTGTGAAAACTAAATACCATACATAAGATGAATGGACTATTCATCTCATTGCCAATTAGAACAGATTTTCATTCATTGATTGTGGTTGGAACTTTTTGTTAGATCTAAGTACATGAAGTTTTAAATGTCATATATTACAAATatagttaattttttcatttaacttttttttcaaaaagtatTGGAAAATGTTTCCATTATAATAGAATAGATCAACTAGTGCATGTAGCTACGAATTAAAACCAAACAAGGAAGGGGCCACCCTCAAAAGAGGGTTCAAAGTATTCGGTAAGAACTTTCTTGCGAAGAGAAAACAAATAGAGCTAACATTTCCATTGTAAAGGCAATCAGACGACCCAAATCGAATCCTATTAAGAAGCTCGGTACTAATATCAACCCAACCGAATTTACGAGGGTGAGGGCCCCCTCTGGACCAGTCCACCCAAGTAATAGTTCGGTTGGAGTTGAGTGGAGCATAAAGCATATTGACAAGCGTTGGAATGTAATGCTCGTCGCTGTAGCATGAGGGTCGACATAGGTCTCGGAAGATAGGGTAGTATTTTCGATCAGAGATGAGGCGAAGGGCGAGATCTCGACGGAGTTCGAACCATTGGGAGCCCTTGCGCCAATGGGTGATGTTGATGTGAGGGGACATTTGGGGGTTGTATCGGCCTCTACCAGCCTTTCTTGGGTCGTCAAAGGAGTTGAGGAAGCTATGGTTGGAGTTTATTAAATAAGAGTAGATAGTGGTGAAGTTGAAGAGTGGGATGCATGACTCTGAGAGAAGGACAAATCTTTGATTGTTGAAATCTAATAAGGCATTCGCTATCAGCCGTCTTTCTGCGTCGATCATTGATGTCGTTCCCCAATATACTGCCTGTTCCCACAATCACAATAATGTTACTTAATATTAGAACATCTCTAATCTCTAATGGGGGTTGTCTATTACATTAGTTTTGCCACATATATAATgtgatttaattttcaatactaattttatataaagtGTTGCTCAATATAAATCATGGCAAAATGAAAttttccttctttctttttattattattatttttttgttgagaaaaagttataacttttagaattgtcatatatatatataggaaccaaagtacgttttttttttcttttgaaccaAAGTACTTATTATGAATGAGGAGCAAAATAGATGAAAGGGAGTGATGATCACCTGACTAGGAATTCTCCTACCATAGAAGACAGAAGTGTTTAGTGTTGTGTCGTTGAAAGAAGGGTCGGTGTGGACATAAATAGAGTAAAATCCCTCATGTCCCTGGAAAAACCTCTCCCACAAAGGAGCCAACGGCAGTGGACCCTTGGTCAAGAACATGAAAGCCACTTTTGGACCAACATCCTCGTAAGGCAGCTCTTCGATCATCGGAACCATCGATGCTCTCCAAAACAACTCCTCATCTTTCATCTCATGCATCAGATGATCAACCCCAACTTtctcttctttattattattagtaatacAACTAGCGTTCATGGTCGTGGGAGATATTAATGGAGGAGCCGATATCAAAGGTGGCAATATTGGTGATAATGGAGGTGGAGAGTCTGTTTGAGGCAACTTGAATGAATAAATGGAGGCTTGTGAGTTGAATGGGAAGCTTTGAAAACATAAGCTGAGAATGACACCTAAAGACAGTCCAATACCAAAGAAAAGGCAATAAAAGAAACTATTAAACCGTAAATGGGAGGAGTTGATGATCAAACGCTTGGAGTTGGTGGACTGAAGGGAATGGTCTTCGTCGACCACTCCcatattgttaaaaaaaatgggGGAGGAAATGTTATTTGACTTGCTAATGGCTAAGCTAATTAGGTTCTAAACCCAACTTTTTGTAGtggactttttttttattgtcttattTGTGAATGTGTAAtatactatttatatatatagtggtCGTACCTGGGATTTCTCATATTGATTGAAAACTACGCACAGAAAAGCAATTagtcaaatatatatttaatagggATATATAACCACTGAGGCTACctagattataaattaaagctCTATTATACGTATCAAAATAGTTAAATAATGTGTGATATTGACCAAACATTAGGTCGTTTTGCTTGTAATATGCATGCATATCGAGCAAGAAAATGAAAGTGGGGTTGGCGTTATTGATCAAGAAATATACTTGATATGTATACTTATTTTTTCTTGTTAGAATTTGGGATATGGTTACATTGTCTTTTTTGAACGGTAcaaggttttattttaaaattaattgacaataaaaataactcattcattttatatatgaaatatttattattagagAAATAATGTAGGactaattttaatatttctataCATAATTATTAGCTTGTAACTAGTACAATTTGGTTACTTATTTTGCGTCTCTAGGTGTGTACGCAGATAATACCTTCTTAAACAATTTTGCTGTTAAACATTAATGGTCAACTCAGCAATATATAATGGTTACCCCAAGTATAGCTAGTGACAATCACGTActtaaggaaaaaaatatataaaatatacaaatatggAAATAGCACATACATTATATATTGTAATAAGAGGTAAGCAGTACGcgtttagaaagaaaaaaaaaatcttggtttttaattaattgactcaaataaataagtcacaTTGAAACTTAGAATAGTTACGGTTCCTCTCATCTAGGTGTCAAAGGAAAAAACAACTTGCTCTgaataataacaaaaatcatATACAAGCTACTTGTTtagtaataaaaaaagaaaaggagagAGCATTGACTAGAGGAATTCGATCTAAAgacaaatatacataaatatatgtataaataatgtGTCTCTGTGTCAGTCCAAAATCCAAATCCGGGTGCTTCGTTAATCATTCAAAAAACCTAGCTAGCCTCAAGTTAATAAGACGATGTCCCCAGTGgggaaaatttaataattaataatgtcTAAATCTATAGGGAAGTCAATTTAATTCATTGTACGTTTATATGTGTGGAAACATGTATATTTAATTGGTTTAAACATATTCCCATAATCACTGCAAAAAATTAGGTACGTTTTAGGTAATAATAAACCACGGCTTGAATTAAGGCAAGTAGGCTTAATAGTGGTAGTTATACTCCATGCTACTGTATATAGGTTTGGTACATTCACCATCGAACTCCTCACATTTTATACATCCTTATTTCTTCTGTGTTCTTATTCCCACAATATATATTCACCGTAGATGTATATTTATTCCATTTTATAAAccctatttttaattattattaatatcaacattaatttattttcttctttttttttttgttgcataaaagatatattaatttattttcctaCATTATACGCACTCAAAGTAATTTAAACTTAGTTTATAATTGCATGCAAGGTCATTGATCGATTGAGATTGAGTCAATTAATATGTAAATGGGTATTGCATAAGGAAAGGAACCATGCAAATGGCCTTAAAtaaaagagcattgctattaggcaccagtggtgcctaacaCCTTCTTGATATGTCGCGTTgcaattggctagcgatactccctaaaaactattatattaaattatatgtgacccgatacttagttggaccaatagtgatattgacacataggagggtgctagacaccactagtgccctttagcatttctctaaataaataataatcaatAGTTATAGTCAAGTCAACCGCCCAATATTCTATCATGACCGTACATGCACGAAAAAAGGAGGGGATAAAGGGGCCAATAAGGTTACGAAGTTGtaaataatattaatcttttctctttttcttttttggggcGTAAGACAAAGTAATGAAACATACAAATACTTAATCAAAACAAGTTAACAACCCACTTAGAGTTTTGTTTTGTTGAAAGTAATAAAAACATAAGAATAAGAATGACAAAGATACTCTGTCTAGACTCTTCGCTCTTTGTTTTCCTTTCacactcaaacccaaactattTTCCCATGGTGAAACCATCTCCAAGTTCCAGATCTCGAGGCTCTGGTGACTCCTCCTCCTCTTCCAACTCCGGTCATCGTCCCAGTACCCACCACAACTGTCGCATAAACCTTCGTCCTAGAGCTCATCTCGACTAGTTCCCTCGCCAACGCTCCAACACATTAATGGAATTCTTCCAGGTACACATCCCCACACTATAATCTCTACCCTCCATGTCAAATCCACAACTCACACCTAGTATTTCATCATGAAATTATGGTTTAATGGGTGTTTTAGCATTAATTTTCACTTTGTCTGATTGTATAACTATCCCCTGCTAGGTAACTTAGAAACCCTCCCCCtaatttttctaataatttCATCTATATAATTTTCAAATGGTATCTGGTTTGTGAATGGGACTGTTAGTATTCTTGTCACTGTAATTTTTTGATGGGATGTGCAGTTAATCCCTCCCAAATTAATTGCTATGGCCAATGTTTTTAATATAGAAGGAATTTTACCATTTCTGGCTCTACCACTTGATCCCTAGTTTTCTAGTACCCAACCTAAAGTAGCAATAACCTTTTTCCTTTCACCACCGTGCAAATACTAATCTCTTGCAATGGATGGCttagcttcttctttatctGTGGCCCTTAATCTTACAGATACCGAGATTGTCCACACCCTCCACGACCCCACACCCTCTGAAGTCCTAGACCCAAATGTCCCAACCACAAATATTTTTCTGGCTACAAAACTTCATACCATGAAGGCCTTTAACATGAAAATTTTTATGGAAAAAATGTCAAGTGACTTGAACAAGATATCTCGGTTCCTTGTCACCATAACTAAACGAACTCAATGACTTTTTCTGGTAGAATTTTGATGCGTAGGAGACCGACATAAGGTTCTTTTGCAGCAACCATGGACCTATCTGAACCATGCTATCCTTATGGACATCCCTAGCTTTGTGGATGTCTTAAATGGAGATAGCTTAATCAAGCTCCCGCTTTGGGTTTAAGTTTTTAACACTCCTTTTCTCAAAAGATTTGAGCAATTAGTTGAACTAGTTTCAACAAGCTTAGGACACCTTCTGGAAATCTATCGACCCTCCCTAAGAGAAACTTGGGGACCCTATTTCCGtgttagggttatggttgatGTTGCCCTTCCCCTGCCTAGGGGCATCCCTGTCAACTTTGTTGGAATCAACAAAGTGGTTTGGCTTGAACTCGAGTATGAAAACTTACCCGAAATTTGCTTCTTCTGTGGACGCATGGGGCATAGCTACAACAATAGTTGCATGGACTACATGAAAGCTTGTGATGAGGCCCCACTTCCACCGTATCTCAAGTAAGATAGCAAAACCATCAAGGGTAAAGTTAAAGTTTCTACTAATCCTTTTTTGCCTTGGCCTGAGCAGATTAATTTTGCCTGTCCCTTTGTCACCACTATTATGACATCCAACCCAGCTAGTAATGTTTGTGTTCGCTCCTTGAAACCACTCTAACAACGAGCTGACCAACAAACTTTTTTAGACCCTTGCCAACTCGCTGGCCTTTACAAGTCTGATAACCAAGAACAACCAACAGAAAACACACTTTGGATGAACAATAACCTCCAGAACCAAGAAACCAACCACCAAACACCAATGAAATCCCCACCAACTTTCACAGCGTTACTCAATGCTACCATGAGTAGCATCAACAACCAATAAACTATCAAAACAACTAACTCGAGCCTATCCAACACTTCCCAAAGCTCCAGCAGTTCGAAATCCACAAGCTCAAAATACTGCCACATTATCGTATCAACCAACATACACCTCTTAGACACAAGCACCGACCCAAAGGCTTTACCCCTCACCTTTCAACCAGGAACTGCCATCTGAACAAGCTCCAAGAGCACACAAAGAAAGTCATCTTCCAAAGGTAAAGAGAGCTTCAAAAGACAGGCAGAAGTGATTAATGGTGAAACTCGGCAATTGATCAAGCGTACATGATCAGAGAACCTAGCTGAAACAAAAATCACCTTCTTAGAGGCGGGCCCTGTGAGCACAGAGGCCTGCCTAAAATCATGAAGCTGCTGAGTTGGAATGCACGTGGCATTGGGAGTGATTGTGCATTATATAACCTCTCTTGTCTCACCTATGTCTGCAatcctaatattttatttctcaTGGAGACTAGACTTTCTAAGGGTGCTTTGgatctttttaaatttaaattgcatTTTGATTCTGGTTTGGAAGTTCCTAGTCTAGGTAGAGGAGGCAGACTCCTTTTACTTTGGAATAATGatgttgttttatcatttttatccCAATCTATGAACCATTTTGATTGTTATGTTTCATCCACTACTAACGATTTTATTCCTTTCCAtctcacttgtttttatggCTCTCCCAATGAGGCCCAATGAATCCACACTTGGAAAATTTTGCATAGAATCAGTCATAATAATTCTATTGACTAGTGGATCATCATAGATGATTTTAATGCCATCCTTACAATGGATGACAAGATTGGTGGTAATCCCAATATATAGGGGACCTTCTAAAAATTTTAAAGGTTTCTTAGATCATTTTAATATGTCCCCCTTTGACCCATTAAGCCTCAATTTCACCTGGAATAACCATAATgcgaacaacaacaacatccagGAGCGCTTAGATTGGTGTATTGTTAATGCACCATGGTTAAGAAATTTTCCTAAGGCTTGCCTTCATCATAAAGATTTCCTTAGTTTTTACCATGGAGCTTTATTACTTGACACTGTTGGCACACCCTCATAGCCCTCTCGGAATAAAACCAAACGCTTCCTTTCTGAAAATGTTTGGTTGAATGAGTTGAGTTGGAATAAAGACCCTTGAATCCTCTTAGGTTACCCAACGGGCCTCGCCTTGTACCATCTCACACCTTATTGCCACCTAATCCACCTGTGGGGATAGCCTCAATGAATGGAACAAAAAATCGAGTTTCCAACTCAAAAATTGAATCAGCATCTTGAAAAAAGATCTCGACCTTGCTAAGAGTAATCATTACTGGGATGAGAACACTATCCACAGAATAAAAAACTCTTCAATCCCATCTTGATAGACTCTTGCTCAAAGAAGAGACTTATTGGAAGCAAAGAGCCAGAACCCAATGGCTCTCGTAAGGGGATAGAAATACAAAATTCTTCCATCGTCATGCTTCCTCTAGAAAGAAAACTAATCAGATCCACAAACTCGATAGTGTTCAGGGAACGACTGTAACTTCTTTTGAGGACATTACCAAGGAAATTGAACGCTATTTTATGACTCTGTTCATGTCTTCCAACCCCAACTTTGAAGACATACATCATACCTTGGAAGGCATTACAACATCTCTTTCCACTGAGGACATCCAAATTCTCTAGGAAACCTTCAcaaaagaagaagtggaaaaagcTTTCTTTTGGCTACCACTTGATAAAACTCCTGGTATTGATGGTTTCAACACCAATTTCTATAGTAAGAATTGGTCTTTTGCAAAGCATGACGTGGTGGCTGCTGTTCTCCTTGCCCTTAATGTTGGGGGGATATCACACCGCTAAATCGAACTCTTATTAGTCTTATTCCTAAGGTCAAGCAaccaactgttggaaattattttaccaggatcttagatctactcacaagtatgttgtttaaacaccctaaaga is a genomic window of Cannabis sativa cultivar Pink pepper isolate KNU-18-1 chromosome 9, ASM2916894v1, whole genome shotgun sequence containing:
- the LOC115722023 gene encoding glycosyltransferase BC10; this encodes MGVVDEDHSLQSTNSKRLIINSSHLRFNSFFYCLFFGIGLSLGVILSLCFQSFPFNSQASIYSFKLPQTDSPPPLSPILPPLISAPPLISPTTMNASCITNNNKEEKVGVDHLMHEMKDEELFWRASMVPMIEELPYEDVGPKVAFMFLTKGPLPLAPLWERFFQGHEGFYSIYVHTDPSFNDTTLNTSVFYGRRIPSQAVYWGTTSMIDAERRLIANALLDFNNQRFVLLSESCIPLFNFTTIYSYLINSNHSFLNSFDDPRKAGRGRYNPQMSPHINITHWRKGSQWFELRRDLALRLISDRKYYPIFRDLCRPSCYSDEHYIPTLVNMLYAPLNSNRTITWVDWSRGGPHPRKFGWVDISTELLNRIRFGSSDCLYNGNVSSICFLFARKFLPNTLNPLLRVAPSLFGFNS